In a single window of the Thermofilum uzonense genome:
- a CDS encoding protein NO VEIN domain-containing protein, which translates to MAVDLVREVFRVYSHYNPVFFSALVKANPPVTPYLHQAEFLARVLFRQPLRVFVADEIGLGKTITAILAMERLMELGYAERVLVLVPRVLVRQWILELERFNLIPRRIERSNFRGLNEGSFSRGVYVASLDLVKRSRYRDEVQRVNWDLVIVDEAHRLSLPSTGRETLRLRFVSSISSDVKRNMLFLSATPHRGDPRDYLNRLRLLDPYLVKDFKALDRPEFHASARNVLIFRRTKIDVNNVYEGREVFPPCKVVAVVVQATGDEVEFHSRLIKFLRTKILDYHKLTGTDQRALGLLNALIFKRASSSPYAAISTMEKILAKRAALINLGRHDFLRPGKLNMKQLRLARAVLGLGFEELESDTDPDKIVEDFAESCSAYFSENDVKEMKSLVNLAKNILENDSRLSAVIDLVEQHVGSGEKVIVFTEFRDTAMHVSRILAKRLGQEKVGLLTGDDARKEDRLSNVKKWLEKPGGRVLVATDVASEGLNLQVANILINYEPPWSPVKLEQRIGRVWRLGQRREVKVYTVFLAVDSDMDVLKVLYSKLIAMGRALGKLDKPPVGEEALVIDLEQRAQLPPPVVRRGQRVSRVTEYRLRSEYLKGGEKALERLVEQIYNTIVQLQEDLKKVGGLERPDRDLIAEFMYKGTGFATVQEAKEAAGDLIRSLSRLRPDLVHEYGGDYAVKSIGGTPIPLSETWRALSALMRALGEVSLQKPVFLVAKGEAEREIRVYELSFKDVEGRVVYSEPVAVDDAGSVIRGAELLKLLSLTLRELVLEAQEFQSSEHSDDVKLRRTARDVLETLLSDYRRYRESLVKRGLRVGKDTDPFNKYTLGDPRLIGVIRFTSPGALAVEAEMSMEERRQVEQEAMRVAMEYERNRGREPVDVSQHEHYDIYSRDPGTGEERFIEVKGHKGPSLLAELTEEEYRMAESQREKYWLYIVTNIGSGRPQLVAIQDPLSKMRVQQKGVIKYLLLPGEASG; encoded by the coding sequence ATGGCTGTAGATCTGGTCAGGGAGGTTTTCAGGGTTTACTCGCATTATAACCCTGTATTCTTCTCGGCACTGGTTAAGGCGAATCCTCCGGTAACGCCGTATCTTCATCAGGCGGAGTTTCTCGCCAGGGTTTTATTCCGGCAGCCGCTGAGGGTGTTTGTAGCCGACGAGATAGGTCTAGGTAAGACGATTACTGCTATCCTGGCAATGGAAAGGCTCATGGAGCTCGGATACGCTGAAAGGGTTCTTGTTCTTGTTCCAAGAGTGCTTGTTAGGCAGTGGATCCTAGAGCTTGAGAGGTTTAATTTAATACCTAGGAGGATCGAGAGGTCTAACTTCAGGGGTCTTAATGAGGGGAGCTTCTCTAGAGGAGTTTATGTCGCATCCCTCGACCTAGTTAAGAGGTCAAGGTATCGGGATGAAGTACAGAGGGTGAATTGGGATCTCGTTATAGTCGACGAGGCGCATAGGCTCAGCTTACCCTCTACTGGTCGTGAGACGCTTAGGTTAAGGTTTGTATCCAGTATATCGTCAGACGTTAAGAGGAATATGCTTTTTCTATCTGCGACGCCCCATAGAGGGGATCCGAGGGACTACTTGAATAGGCTCCGTCTCCTAGATCCTTACCTTGTAAAAGACTTTAAGGCCCTAGATAGACCAGAGTTCCATGCGAGTGCCCGCAACGTATTGATCTTTAGGCGGACGAAGATTGACGTCAACAATGTGTATGAGGGGAGGGAGGTTTTTCCCCCGTGTAAGGTTGTGGCTGTCGTTGTGCAGGCCACAGGGGACGAGGTCGAGTTTCACTCGAGGCTTATCAAGTTCCTCAGGACAAAGATACTTGACTATCACAAGCTTACAGGAACCGATCAGAGGGCCTTGGGCCTACTGAACGCCTTGATATTCAAGAGGGCTTCATCTAGCCCTTATGCCGCGATTAGCACTATGGAGAAGATCCTAGCGAAGAGGGCGGCCTTAATCAATTTGGGGCGTCACGACTTCCTCCGGCCTGGAAAACTTAACATGAAGCAGTTGAGACTGGCTAGGGCAGTCTTGGGTCTGGGTTTTGAGGAGCTTGAGAGTGATACTGACCCCGACAAGATAGTGGAGGATTTCGCGGAGTCTTGTTCAGCATACTTTTCCGAGAATGATGTCAAAGAGATGAAATCGCTGGTAAACCTTGCGAAGAATATTCTAGAGAATGACAGTAGGCTTAGTGCCGTGATTGACCTTGTAGAGCAGCACGTGGGTTCAGGAGAGAAGGTTATAGTGTTCACTGAGTTCCGTGACACCGCAATGCATGTTTCAAGGATCTTAGCTAAAAGATTAGGACAGGAGAAAGTCGGGCTTCTTACGGGTGACGACGCTCGGAAGGAGGACAGACTATCAAACGTGAAAAAATGGCTTGAGAAGCCCGGTGGGAGGGTCTTGGTTGCAACGGATGTCGCCTCTGAGGGCCTAAACCTCCAGGTAGCCAACATCCTCATTAACTACGAGCCACCCTGGTCTCCCGTTAAGTTAGAGCAGAGAATCGGCAGAGTGTGGAGGCTAGGTCAGAGGAGAGAGGTGAAAGTGTACACTGTTTTTCTTGCAGTGGATAGTGACATGGACGTTTTGAAAGTTTTGTACAGCAAGCTCATAGCGATGGGGAGAGCTTTAGGCAAGCTTGACAAGCCCCCCGTAGGGGAAGAGGCGCTTGTGATAGATCTTGAGCAGCGCGCACAGCTTCCCCCACCAGTGGTTAGGCGTGGTCAACGGGTTTCAAGGGTTACCGAGTATCGTCTCAGGAGCGAGTACCTAAAGGGTGGTGAAAAGGCTTTAGAGAGGCTTGTCGAGCAGATCTACAATACTATAGTTCAGCTCCAAGAGGATCTCAAGAAGGTTGGAGGCTTAGAGAGGCCAGACAGGGATCTAATAGCAGAATTTATGTATAAGGGCACGGGCTTTGCCACTGTGCAAGAGGCGAAGGAAGCCGCAGGAGATCTTATAAGGTCTCTCTCGCGACTTAGACCCGACCTTGTCCACGAGTATGGAGGCGATTATGCTGTTAAATCGATTGGCGGGACTCCAATCCCATTATCCGAGACGTGGAGGGCATTGTCCGCTCTCATGAGGGCTCTGGGGGAAGTCTCCCTGCAAAAGCCGGTTTTTCTCGTTGCAAAAGGGGAGGCGGAGCGCGAAATACGGGTTTACGAGTTATCGTTTAAGGATGTAGAGGGGAGGGTTGTTTACAGTGAACCAGTTGCTGTTGATGATGCTGGGTCTGTGATCAGGGGTGCTGAGCTGTTAAAACTCCTGTCTTTGACATTGCGTGAACTTGTCTTGGAGGCCCAGGAATTCCAATCATCAGAACATAGCGATGATGTGAAATTAAGGAGAACGGCTCGAGACGTCCTTGAGACCCTTCTAAGCGACTACAGGAGGTATCGGGAAAGCCTCGTCAAAAGGGGGCTAAGGGTGGGTAAGGATACTGATCCCTTCAATAAGTATACTCTGGGTGACCCTAGGCTTATCGGTGTGATACGATTCACTAGCCCCGGCGCTCTCGCCGTTGAAGCGGAGATGAGTATGGAGGAGCGCAGGCAGGTCGAGCAGGAGGCGATGAGGGTGGCGATGGAGTACGAGAGGAACCGGGGGCGGGAGCCTGTGGACGTGAGCCAGCACGAGCACTACGACATCTACAGCAGGGACCCGGGGACTGGCGAGGAGCGGTTCATAGAGGTGAAGGGTCACAAGGGCCCCTCGCTTCTCGCGGAGCTGACGGAGGAGGAGTATAGGATGGCCGAGTCGCAGAGAGAGAAGTACTGGCTTTACATCGTGACAAACATTGGAAGCGGGAGGCCCCAGCTAGTGGCGATCCAGGATCCCCTCTCGAAGATGCGTGTACAGCAGAAAGGCGTTATAAAATACCTTCTGCTCCCGGGTGAAGCTAGTGGTTGA
- a CDS encoding DUF499 domain-containing protein, translating into MGLKEYARARSDLFDEALDAQLAPSLADAYLGRGHELYRDPEQFFAATYLSDSMKGILREVAEAALGRGARRIFPLFSLYGGGKTHLLLAIVHAARRHEALGRLDPELGALYAKARPRVVVLDGESDELCPNPSKPLSLAPYQVRTIWGSLAHQLGRYAQLREEDEKAYAPTAEALHRLLGEEPAVILVDEIAKYATRFLESGDEGLRGYGKNVIAFVESLAKAVEGTRAALVVTLPLEVREGEERYVDAYREAVGMIRRGIGRVTAAYDVPLRPEEIMHVLKRRIFESIDERSVQELRSRYLDLYSREQDVFGRSAVDAASKLDATAPFHPSYLETLYDIVTRNPELQRTRDALRISRLVVRRILQSGEDPDFVMPWHIDVADDKIRGFLLTQSFASFAPVVDKDLLGRARQLDPTGLLYRVALSIFLRTYVYGTALTPERVFPTKEDVAFMVYEESLARGTGRKPVDVQNQLNIAASELLYLQERDGRYWYNPMRSVIEIVEDEAKRVSPVTARERLVDALRKLAREPPPGAPREGAPRLFDAQVRDEPLPLDEPAHYLVISPRRLSDDEVRRIIFERKEGGVKVYRNTVAVLYPSDERRVEHLLGLCAKLVACNSVEKQLKEIYLDKDSRELQGKKLRELSKKLEEQLYSEIISAFDTVAFPSGEEVVKARASPRATSLAVVAEDTLASPDVGKAKIDALSFDELDHLLKSTGVALSEGEKELTVGNILSYFFTNPRLPFVRRELVFQALMEGVSTLRIGLQKDGRLFWARVYRREEAPEYPSGEVPESVLETDIVLPRRLAASRLLESLKPGVAESQGRKVRVSYAVLVKGRETPLDQLPPDKVVDVLLTSPLVRIEEEIGDRVLVTVARSAVEAAPGEEVAVEVFVEPVEPLKQPVSLRVSEGSVEPSSGVPPFKATWRLRAPEAEGEYRFEVTATSPELERPALGALAVFVKAERVPLIRRLVAKELEGLEDLLRSGEFGPLELEEGHVRLERGDLSVELTVRRVDPAVFPALVRELMRSTGIFAPSELRALLKLGKPVEYTDETERKLSKYRGVSSL; encoded by the coding sequence ATGGGGCTTAAGGAGTACGCGAGGGCCCGGAGCGATCTCTTCGACGAGGCGCTGGACGCGCAGCTGGCGCCCTCGCTCGCTGACGCTTACCTGGGCCGGGGCCACGAGCTCTACAGGGATCCGGAGCAGTTCTTCGCGGCAACGTACCTCTCCGACTCGATGAAGGGGATCCTGCGCGAAGTAGCCGAGGCGGCGCTGGGGAGGGGGGCGCGCCGGATCTTCCCGCTGTTCTCGCTGTACGGCGGCGGCAAGACACACCTGCTGCTCGCGATCGTACACGCGGCAAGGAGGCACGAGGCGCTCGGGAGGCTGGACCCCGAGCTGGGAGCGCTGTACGCCAAGGCCCGGCCAAGGGTCGTCGTGCTGGACGGGGAGTCCGACGAGCTGTGCCCGAACCCCTCGAAGCCGCTTAGCCTCGCCCCCTACCAGGTGAGGACGATCTGGGGCTCGCTGGCGCACCAGCTGGGCCGCTACGCCCAGCTCAGGGAGGAGGACGAGAAGGCCTACGCCCCCACCGCCGAGGCCCTGCACAGGCTCCTGGGCGAGGAGCCCGCGGTCATCCTGGTCGACGAGATCGCGAAGTACGCGACCAGGTTCCTCGAGTCAGGAGACGAGGGGCTGAGGGGCTACGGGAAGAACGTCATCGCCTTCGTCGAGAGCCTCGCCAAGGCGGTAGAGGGGACGAGGGCCGCGCTGGTTGTGACGCTCCCACTCGAGGTGAGGGAGGGCGAGGAGAGGTACGTGGACGCGTACAGGGAGGCCGTCGGGATGATCCGGAGGGGCATAGGCAGGGTCACGGCGGCCTACGACGTCCCGCTGCGGCCCGAGGAGATCATGCACGTCTTGAAGAGGAGGATCTTTGAGAGCATTGACGAGAGGAGTGTGCAGGAGCTCCGCAGCAGGTACTTGGACCTCTACAGCAGGGAGCAGGACGTCTTCGGGAGGAGCGCGGTCGACGCGGCGTCCAAGCTCGACGCCACGGCGCCGTTCCACCCGAGCTACCTGGAGACACTCTACGACATCGTGACGAGGAATCCCGAGTTGCAGCGGACGCGGGACGCGCTAAGGATCTCCAGGCTCGTCGTGAGAAGGATCCTGCAGAGCGGCGAGGACCCTGACTTCGTAATGCCGTGGCACATCGACGTGGCGGACGACAAGATCAGGGGCTTCCTGCTCACCCAGTCCTTCGCTTCCTTCGCCCCTGTAGTCGACAAGGACCTCCTCGGCAGGGCGAGGCAGCTGGATCCGACGGGCCTCTTGTACAGGGTCGCGCTCTCGATCTTCTTGAGGACGTACGTGTACGGGACGGCGCTGACCCCGGAGAGGGTGTTCCCGACGAAGGAGGACGTGGCGTTCATGGTCTACGAGGAGTCCCTCGCCAGGGGCACCGGGCGTAAGCCCGTGGACGTGCAGAACCAGCTGAACATCGCGGCGAGCGAGCTGCTCTACCTGCAGGAGAGGGATGGGCGGTATTGGTACAACCCGATGCGCTCGGTCATCGAGATTGTCGAGGACGAGGCCAAGCGCGTGAGCCCTGTCACAGCCCGGGAGAGGCTGGTCGACGCCCTGAGAAAGCTCGCCCGCGAGCCCCCACCTGGTGCGCCGAGGGAGGGGGCGCCCCGCCTCTTCGACGCGCAGGTGAGGGACGAGCCGCTGCCCCTCGACGAGCCAGCACACTACCTTGTAATCTCCCCCAGGAGGCTAAGCGACGACGAGGTGAGGAGGATAATCTTCGAGCGGAAGGAGGGCGGCGTCAAGGTCTACAGGAACACGGTCGCCGTGCTCTACCCGAGCGACGAGAGGAGGGTTGAGCACCTGCTGGGGCTCTGCGCTAAGCTTGTGGCCTGCAATAGCGTGGAGAAGCAGCTGAAGGAAATTTACCTGGACAAAGACTCTAGAGAGCTGCAGGGCAAGAAGCTCAGGGAGCTAAGCAAGAAGCTTGAGGAGCAGCTGTACAGCGAGATAATCTCAGCCTTCGACACGGTGGCGTTCCCGAGCGGCGAGGAAGTGGTCAAGGCCAGGGCCAGCCCCCGCGCCACGTCGCTCGCTGTCGTAGCCGAGGACACCTTGGCGAGCCCCGACGTGGGCAAGGCGAAAATCGACGCGCTGAGCTTCGACGAGCTCGACCACCTGCTGAAGAGCACAGGGGTTGCGCTGTCCGAGGGCGAGAAGGAGCTGACGGTTGGGAACATCCTCAGCTACTTCTTCACGAACCCGAGGCTCCCCTTCGTCAGGAGGGAGCTCGTGTTCCAAGCCCTGATGGAGGGAGTCAGCACGCTGAGGATCGGGCTCCAGAAGGACGGTAGGCTCTTCTGGGCCCGCGTGTACAGGCGCGAGGAGGCCCCAGAATACCCGTCAGGCGAGGTACCCGAGAGCGTGCTGGAGACCGACATCGTCCTCCCCCGGAGGCTGGCCGCGTCCAGACTGCTGGAGAGCTTGAAGCCGGGCGTGGCCGAGAGCCAGGGTAGGAAGGTGAGGGTCAGCTACGCCGTGCTGGTCAAGGGGCGCGAAACGCCGCTGGACCAGCTGCCCCCCGATAAGGTTGTGGACGTGCTCCTGACTTCCCCGTTGGTAAGGATAGAGGAGGAGATCGGGGACAGGGTCTTGGTCACCGTGGCGAGGAGCGCGGTCGAGGCGGCTCCAGGCGAGGAGGTGGCCGTCGAGGTCTTCGTGGAGCCCGTGGAGCCCCTCAAGCAGCCTGTGTCGCTGCGTGTTAGCGAGGGCTCCGTGGAGCCGAGCAGCGGGGTACCGCCCTTCAAGGCCACGTGGAGGCTCAGGGCCCCCGAGGCGGAGGGAGAGTATCGCTTTGAGGTCACCGCCACCTCGCCGGAGCTCGAGCGCCCGGCTCTTGGCGCGCTCGCCGTGTTCGTGAAGGCCGAAAGGGTTCCCCTGATCAGGAGGCTCGTCGCCAAGGAGCTCGAGGGGCTCGAGGATCTGCTGAGGAGCGGCGAGTTCGGGCCCCTGGAGCTGGAGGAGGGGCATGTCCGCCTGGAGCGTGGCGATCTGTCTGTCGAGCTTACCGTGAGGCGCGTCGACCCGGCGGTCTTCCCCGCGCTCGTGAGGGAGCTGATGAGGAGCACGGGAATCTTCGCGCCGAGCGAGCTCAGGGCGCTGCTCAAGCTGGGGAAGCCCGTCGAGTACACGGATGAGACGGAGAGGAAGTTATCGAAGTACAGGGGTGTGAGTTCGCTATGA
- a CDS encoding DUF1156 domain-containing protein: MSKPERFIESPRLPVSIINEASAKEKQGGGRPPHWEMVFWWTRKPLASARAVLAAAALPADFDEQSFTRYILRVKVDLRDKNVGNVPHRENPQLPEEIKDKISKMRVLDPFAGYGSIPLEALRLGFGEVVAVELLPTAYVLLKAVLEYPRWAVEEKLGDKLVKDVEEWGKRVAEHLKEDPDIKELYEPDVAVYIGTWEVKCPHCGKYTPLVGNWWLARVRKAAEQEAGPEGEEEGARKGLFTRLAWMDWDHSIKVVDLNRELGAKALKAKVNAKQGYVEVGGRRYTVRKPNVDAKREVATCLHCGNQIRFITPAGRHTVERPKGQDYEWYVKWALKQWNTLLERYLEGRASLEEVRAAPARPILLVKVRVEGGDLSFEPCKPADTEKLWRALEKLRSMWGDPDIPTELFAPYQMGTAGTFGITLWGFDKFYKLFNPRQLLTLVKLVKLVREAGKRVEEEKLAEGWSKEEAFEYSEAVTVYLATAVLKHTVYNTMMTWLHSSNPWGVDVSPSLADRGIAMQWNWCEIQPFAEKRLSGVLKTPVSFANAVRSETRALAYLITAVSRSPGKIRVLLDDAAVLSGLKDEKIDIVVTDPPYRDDVPYSELSDFYYVWLKRALCDVVDGRLAPRFLGEAFFREVGGGYREVRTQWEEFAMREVGLSPGRLSFFEGGRASKEAAREHFIELLRRSFSRMRELLADDGLLVTYYAHTNPEAWEELISAGWRAGFRVSAAFPVATESAQRVTARGKAALDTSIVVVWRPGRAGEALADEVYREAVASAERRAEELLKAGWWGVDLFVGTLAATLAPFTSRKKVVGAEDIGRLVAEKAYPAAARGLARALARAAGEEGGVEEVRSGEALYYMLAKLLLPRSARAGRRVMDRSAAHILGLGTGVDDKRLAALAIVERGGEDFLLLEPRGGGRDDLVELFRKRGLDPAEPSLRSPVDALHMLEYYAVSYGVEEFKKRYERLRALGAHHVGEAVRLAKVLHRLLPPTDPEKELCGRVLSYQTGTGTLEGWLHGA; the protein is encoded by the coding sequence ATGTCTAAGCCAGAAAGATTTATCGAGTCGCCAAGGCTCCCCGTCAGTATTATAAACGAGGCCTCCGCCAAGGAGAAGCAAGGAGGAGGCAGGCCCCCACACTGGGAAATGGTCTTCTGGTGGACACGCAAACCCCTCGCAAGCGCCAGGGCCGTTCTAGCCGCAGCAGCCCTCCCAGCTGACTTCGACGAGCAATCCTTCACCAGGTATATACTACGCGTCAAGGTGGATCTCAGAGACAAGAATGTCGGGAATGTCCCACACCGCGAGAACCCTCAACTCCCCGAGGAGATAAAGGACAAGATATCCAAGATGAGGGTGCTAGACCCCTTCGCGGGCTACGGCTCAATCCCCCTAGAAGCACTAAGGCTTGGCTTCGGCGAGGTCGTAGCCGTCGAGCTCCTACCCACAGCCTATGTGCTCCTTAAGGCGGTCCTCGAGTACCCAAGATGGGCCGTCGAGGAAAAACTAGGCGACAAGCTTGTAAAGGACGTCGAAGAGTGGGGCAAACGGGTTGCCGAGCACCTCAAAGAAGACCCTGACATAAAGGAGCTTTACGAGCCAGACGTCGCCGTCTACATCGGCACCTGGGAGGTAAAGTGCCCCCACTGCGGCAAGTACACCCCCCTGGTCGGCAACTGGTGGCTCGCCAGAGTCCGCAAGGCCGCCGAGCAAGAGGCCGGGCCCGAGGGGGAAGAGGAGGGTGCTAGGAAAGGCCTCTTCACCAGGCTCGCCTGGATGGACTGGGACCACTCGATCAAAGTTGTCGACCTGAACAGAGAGCTAGGGGCGAAGGCCCTGAAGGCAAAGGTCAACGCGAAGCAGGGCTACGTGGAGGTCGGCGGGAGGCGCTACACGGTCAGGAAGCCCAACGTCGACGCGAAGCGCGAGGTTGCGACGTGCCTCCACTGCGGGAACCAGATCCGCTTCATCACACCGGCCGGCAGGCACACCGTCGAGAGGCCCAAGGGCCAGGACTACGAGTGGTACGTCAAGTGGGCCCTCAAACAGTGGAACACCCTGCTCGAGCGCTACCTGGAGGGCAGGGCGAGCCTCGAGGAGGTCAGGGCGGCGCCCGCGAGGCCCATCCTCCTCGTCAAGGTCAGGGTCGAGGGGGGCGACCTGAGCTTCGAGCCCTGCAAGCCCGCGGACACAGAGAAGTTGTGGAGGGCGCTCGAGAAGCTGAGGAGTATGTGGGGAGACCCAGATATACCAACGGAGCTATTTGCACCATACCAAATGGGCACTGCAGGTACCTTTGGAATCACTCTTTGGGGTTTTGACAAGTTTTACAAGCTCTTCAACCCGCGCCAGCTCCTGACCCTGGTCAAGCTCGTCAAGCTGGTCAGGGAGGCTGGGAAGAGGGTCGAGGAGGAGAAGCTGGCAGAGGGCTGGAGCAAGGAGGAAGCGTTCGAGTACTCCGAAGCGGTGACAGTGTATCTAGCAACGGCGGTATTGAAGCACACAGTGTACAATACCATGATGACCTGGTTACACTCAAGCAATCCTTGGGGTGTAGATGTATCACCTTCTCTGGCTGATAGAGGAATTGCCATGCAATGGAATTGGTGCGAAATACAGCCCTTTGCTGAGAAGAGACTGTCAGGTGTTCTTAAGACACCCGTTTCATTCGCTAATGCTGTCAGGTCAGAAACACGAGCCTTAGCTTACCTTATTACCGCCGTTTCTCGCAGTCCGGGTAAGATTAGGGTTTTGCTCGATGACGCTGCTGTACTCAGCGGGCTTAAGGACGAGAAGATCGACATCGTGGTAACCGACCCGCCTTACCGTGATGATGTACCCTATTCTGAGCTGAGCGACTTCTACTACGTGTGGCTGAAGAGGGCGCTGTGCGACGTGGTGGATGGGAGGCTCGCGCCCCGCTTCCTTGGCGAGGCGTTCTTCAGGGAGGTGGGCGGGGGCTATAGGGAGGTGAGGACGCAGTGGGAGGAGTTCGCGATGAGGGAGGTTGGCCTGAGCCCGGGCAGGCTCAGCTTCTTCGAAGGCGGCAGAGCAAGTAAGGAGGCGGCTCGTGAGCACTTCATCGAGCTGCTCCGCCGCTCGTTCTCCAGGATGCGCGAGCTGCTCGCGGACGACGGGCTGCTGGTGACGTACTACGCGCACACGAACCCCGAGGCCTGGGAGGAGCTGATCTCCGCCGGCTGGCGCGCCGGCTTCCGTGTCAGTGCAGCGTTTCCGGTGGCGACGGAGTCGGCGCAGCGCGTGACGGCCAGGGGCAAGGCGGCGCTCGACACCTCGATCGTGGTGGTGTGGAGGCCAGGCCGCGCCGGCGAGGCGCTCGCGGACGAGGTGTACAGGGAGGCCGTCGCGTCGGCGGAGCGGCGAGCCGAGGAGCTGCTCAAGGCTGGCTGGTGGGGCGTCGACCTGTTCGTGGGCACGCTTGCGGCCACACTGGCCCCCTTCACCTCGAGGAAGAAGGTGGTAGGCGCAGAGGACATCGGCAGGCTGGTGGCCGAGAAGGCCTACCCTGCGGCCGCGAGGGGCCTGGCCAGGGCCCTAGCCAGAGCCGCGGGCGAGGAGGGCGGGGTGGAGGAGGTGAGGAGCGGCGAGGCGCTGTACTATATGCTAGCGAAGCTCCTGTTGCCGCGCAGCGCCAGGGCCGGGAGGAGGGTGATGGATCGGAGCGCGGCGCACATTCTCGGACTCGGGACGGGCGTCGACGACAAGCGGCTTGCTGCGTTGGCGATCGTTGAGAGGGGCGGCGAGGACTTCCTCCTGCTGGAGCCGAGGGGGGGCGGGAGGGACGACCTGGTGGAGCTCTTCCGCAAGCGGGGCCTCGACCCGGCGGAGCCCTCGCTGAGGAGCCCTGTCGACGCGCTGCACATGCTCGAGTACTACGCCGTGAGCTACGGCGTCGAGGAGTTTAAGAAGCGCTACGAGCGGCTGAGGGCCCTGGGGGCCCACCACGTCGGCGAGGCCGTGAGGCTCGCCAAGGTTCTCCACAGGCTGCTCCCCCCGACGGACCCCGAGAAAGAGCTATGCGGCCGCGTGCTCTCCTACCAGACGGGCACTGGCACGCTCGAGGGGTGGTTGCATGGGGCTTAA